A region of Cytophagales bacterium DNA encodes the following proteins:
- a CDS encoding T9SS type A sorting domain-containing protein, whose protein sequence is MSANTALLYLWCDNNQLTALPDLSTNIALQQLRCYNNQLTALPVLSANTALLELFCSNNQLTTLPDLSANTALQGLTCFNNQLTTLPDLSANTALQGLTCSNNQLTALPVLSANTALLYLYCYNNQLTSLPVLSANTALQRLWCYNNQLTSLPTLTNNTALQWLDCNNNKLDFSDARELRIADTISTLATYSYSPQNPFGIPDTFDLNAGDTLILSIASQDSALSYQWFRGTDTIVGATDTLLIIPNVTLADSGVYTCRSYGTALLFPSPMTFSPGISSFVSEPLLVNISGPSASISYQNNVSCNGGQDGEAAVTVTGGTPPYTLQWSDSLAQITDTAYSLFADIYYVVVTDSLGAVDTALLTITEPPAITGNQTLNICAGDSVVVGTNVYNTTGIYIDTLTASNGCDSTFTTDLTVNPLPTVSFTGLDTSYCLNDAAVTLTGTPTGGTFSGTGISSSQFNPANADTGTHTITYTYTDGNNCTDSISQNVTVNNCLGINDQSSINNDQLKVYPNPNTGEFTVTFKITEKQHINLKVFNIKGQVIYEENISGFTGKYQNKIDISGYAKGIYSLQLSTNNGIINKNIILE, encoded by the coding sequence TTGTCAGCAAATACTGCTTTACTATACCTTTGGTGTGATAATAATCAATTAACCGCATTACCTGATTTATCAACTAATATTGCTTTACAACAGCTTCGTTGTTATAATAATCAATTAACCGCATTACCTGTTTTATCAGCTAATACTGCTTTACTAGAGCTTTTTTGTTCTAATAATCAATTAACCACATTACCTGATTTATCAGCAAATACTGCTTTACAAGGGCTAACTTGTTTTAATAATCAATTAACCACATTACCTGATTTATCAGCAAATACTGCTTTACAAGGGCTAACTTGTTCTAATAATCAATTAACCGCATTACCTGTTTTATCAGCTAATACTGCTTTACTATATCTTTATTGTTATAATAATCAATTAACCTCATTACCTGTTTTATCAGCTAATACTGCTTTACAAAGGCTTTGGTGTTATAATAATCAATTAACCTCCCTGCCTACCCTTACGAATAATACTGCTTTGCAATGGCTTGATTGTAATAATAATAAATTAGACTTTTCAGATGCAAGAGAGTTAAGAATAGCTGATACCATTTCAACACTTGCCACTTATAGTTACAGCCCGCAAAATCCTTTTGGCATACCCGATACTTTTGATCTGAATGCGGGAGACACGCTCATATTAAGCATAGCGAGCCAGGATTCTGCGTTAAGCTACCAGTGGTTCAGGGGAACAGATACCATTGTGGGCGCTACAGATACACTTTTAATAATTCCTAATGTTACACTGGCAGACAGCGGGGTTTATACCTGCAGGTCGTACGGTACAGCACTTCTATTCCCTTCTCCTATGACCTTTAGCCCCGGCATCAGCAGCTTTGTTTCAGAGCCGCTTTTGGTGAACATTTCAGGGCCTTCTGCTTCAATATCTTATCAAAATAATGTTTCATGTAATGGAGGCCAGGATGGAGAAGCAGCAGTAACCGTAACCGGCGGCACCCCGCCATACACCTTACAATGGTCCGATAGTTTAGCACAAATTACGGACACTGCATATAGTTTGTTTGCAGATATTTATTATGTTGTGGTAACAGATTCATTGGGCGCTGTTGACACTGCACTTCTAACAATTACTGAACCACCTGCCATTACCGGAAACCAAACCCTCAACATCTGTGCAGGTGACAGTGTAGTAGTTGGGACCAATGTTTACAACACTACCGGAATTTACATTGATACATTAACAGCTTCAAATGGCTGCGACAGCACATTCACCACCGACTTAACCGTTAATCCATTGCCAACTGTCAGCTTTACCGGCTTAGACACAAGCTATTGTCTTAATGATGCCGCAGTAACCCTTACAGGCACACCAACAGGCGGAACATTCAGTGGCACAGGAATCAGCAGCAGCCAGTTCAACCCTGCCAATGCCGACACGGGAACACACACAATCACCTACACTTATACTGATGGAAACAACTGTACAGACAGCATCTCCCAAAATGTAACAGTTAATAATTGTTTAGGCATCAATGATCAATCATCAATAAACAATGATCAATTAAAAGTATATCCCAACCCAAACACCGGTGAATTCACCGTAACATTCAAAATAACAGAAAAGCAGCATATCAACCTCAAAGTATTTAACATAAAAGGTCAGGTAATTTATGAAGAAAATATAAGTGGTTTTACAGGCAAGTATCAAAATAAAATAGATATAAGTGGCTATGCAAAAGGAATATATAGCTTACAATTATCAACTAACAACGGCATAATTAACAAAAATATAATTCTGGAATAA